A genomic window from Cupriavidus basilensis includes:
- a CDS encoding GNAT family N-acetyltransferase, producing MAVANATAAVQACASPSIRDATAADIPAIQAIYAHHVRHGRASFEEVEPGVDDIRLRHAEVRRQGLPYLVAERGGEVLGYAYASAYRTRSAYRFAIEDSVYIDERYRGQGLGLALLAALVSRCESGPWRQMVAVVACTASGEGAGSLALHERVGFRTIGRLQSVGFKHGQWIDTVLMQRPLGDGDETPPVERAAKP from the coding sequence ATGGCCGTGGCCAATGCCACCGCCGCCGTCCAGGCCTGCGCCAGCCCGTCGATCCGCGACGCCACCGCCGCCGACATCCCTGCCATCCAGGCCATCTACGCGCACCACGTGCGTCACGGCCGCGCGTCGTTCGAGGAAGTCGAGCCAGGCGTGGACGACATCCGCCTGCGTCACGCCGAGGTGAGGCGCCAGGGCCTGCCCTACCTGGTGGCCGAGCGCGGCGGCGAGGTGCTGGGCTACGCCTACGCCAGCGCCTACCGTACGCGCAGTGCTTACCGCTTTGCCATTGAGGATTCGGTCTATATCGACGAGCGCTACCGGGGCCAGGGCCTTGGCCTGGCGCTGCTGGCCGCGCTGGTGTCGCGCTGCGAGAGCGGCCCGTGGCGGCAGATGGTGGCGGTAGTGGCCTGCACCGCCAGCGGCGAAGGCGCTGGCTCGCTGGCCTTGCACGAGCGGGTGGGCTTTCGCACCATCGGCCGGTTGCAGTCCGTCGGGTTCAAGCACGGGCAGTGGATCGATACGGTGCTGATGCAGCGGCCGCTGGGAGATGGGGACGAAACGCCGCCGGTGGAGCGCGCGGCCAAGCCGTAA
- a CDS encoding exonuclease, producing MAKRQAPDTRPEIYVSTDVEADGPIPGPHSMLSFASAAMLADKTVLSTFSANLETLPGAAGHPAQMQWWQTQPEAWAACRQDLEPPGRAMVRYVEWVESLPGKPVFVAFPAGFDFTWMFWYMMRFAGRSPFGWAALDIKTLGFAMTGLPYRKTVKPALPAQWKDPLPHTHVALDDALEQGALFCNMLAELRAREATLAAAQALAERDGAPPAPTA from the coding sequence ATGGCCAAGCGACAGGCACCGGACACCCGTCCCGAAATCTATGTCAGCACCGACGTGGAGGCCGACGGCCCCATCCCCGGGCCGCACTCCATGCTGTCGTTCGCCTCCGCCGCGATGCTGGCGGACAAGACCGTGCTGAGCACCTTCTCGGCCAACCTGGAAACGCTGCCGGGCGCGGCCGGACATCCGGCGCAGATGCAGTGGTGGCAAACCCAGCCGGAAGCCTGGGCCGCCTGCCGGCAGGACCTGGAGCCGCCCGGGCGGGCCATGGTGCGCTACGTGGAATGGGTGGAAAGCCTGCCCGGCAAGCCGGTCTTCGTGGCCTTTCCGGCTGGCTTCGACTTCACCTGGATGTTCTGGTACATGATGCGTTTTGCCGGCCGCTCGCCGTTTGGCTGGGCCGCGCTCGACATCAAGACGCTGGGGTTCGCCATGACCGGGCTGCCATACCGCAAGACCGTCAAGCCGGCGCTGCCGGCGCAGTGGAAGGACCCGCTGCCGCACACCCATGTGGCGCTTGACGATGCGCTGGAACAAGGCGCGCTGTTCTGCAACATGCTCGCCGAGCTGCGCGCGCGGGAGGCCACGCTGGCCGCCGCGCAAGCCTTGGCCGAACGCGATGGCGCGCCACCGGCTCCCACGGCCTGA
- a CDS encoding LysR family transcriptional regulator produces the protein MRHLNPDFLHAFSLVCDLGSFSAAAERLGLSQPAVSLQVRQLEQRYGLRLLERVGRHVLPTPAGEDLLAHARGVAGALAAADDSMARHAGGVVGRVRLGTGATACIYLLPAVLRDLRRAMPALEIVVSTENTGEALKAVEDNALDLAFVTLPASGRMFDITPVLEDPFVAIGPADDEPLPATVAPADLAGRPLVLFSPGGNTRRLVDEWFLRAGISARPVMELDSVEAIKELVGAGLGYSVLPGMALPPGQPRARIAVRPLAPPLARTLALVLRHDKPLRAGLRATVAALLRLAPQRQSPA, from the coding sequence ATGCGGCATCTCAATCCCGACTTCCTGCACGCTTTTTCGCTGGTTTGCGATCTTGGCAGCTTTTCGGCGGCGGCCGAGCGCCTCGGCTTGAGCCAGCCGGCGGTCAGCCTGCAGGTGCGCCAGCTGGAGCAGCGTTATGGCCTGCGCCTGCTCGAACGGGTAGGGCGCCATGTGCTGCCCACCCCCGCTGGCGAGGACTTGCTGGCGCACGCGCGTGGCGTGGCCGGGGCGCTGGCCGCCGCTGACGACAGCATGGCGCGCCACGCGGGTGGGGTGGTCGGCCGGGTGCGGCTGGGCACGGGCGCCACCGCCTGCATCTACCTGTTGCCTGCGGTGCTGCGCGACCTGCGCCGCGCCATGCCGGCGCTGGAGATCGTGGTCAGCACGGAAAACACCGGCGAGGCGCTCAAGGCGGTGGAAGACAACGCCCTGGACCTGGCCTTCGTGACGCTGCCGGCCTCTGGCCGGATGTTCGACATCACGCCTGTGCTGGAAGACCCGTTCGTGGCCATCGGCCCCGCCGACGACGAACCATTGCCCGCTACCGTTGCGCCCGCCGACCTGGCCGGCCGGCCGCTGGTGCTCTTTTCGCCCGGCGGCAATACGCGCCGGCTGGTGGACGAATGGTTCCTGCGCGCCGGTATCAGCGCACGCCCGGTGATGGAGCTCGACAGCGTCGAGGCGATCAAGGAGCTGGTGGGTGCCGGGCTGGGCTATTCGGTGCTGCCGGGCATGGCGCTGCCGCCGGGCCAGCCGCGCGCGCGGATCGCCGTGCGCCCGCTGGCCCCGCCGCTGGCGCGCACGCTGGCGCTGGTGTTGCGCCACGACAAGCCGTTGCGCGCCGGGCTGCGCGCCACCGTGGCGGCCCTGCTGCGGCTGGCGCCGCAAAGGCAAAGCCCGGCCTGA
- a CDS encoding allantoate amidohydrolase has product MAATLTPATETGARIMAWADTLAVHTEQPGMLTRTYLTEAHHGAAAQLTEWMQAAGMTVRRDAAGNVIGRYEGTTPNVPALLTGSHFDTVRDGGRYDGNLGVILPVACVAQWNRQGKRFPFAIEVVGFAEEEGVRFKATLLGSRAIAGTFDTNVLDNVDDSGKTMREVMRAAGFDPAGLPAAAHAREQVLAFVEVHIEQGPVLLNEGLSLGVVTAISGATRFIVELEGLAGHAGTVPMDMRRDAAMAGAEIGLFIERRCSGLPGLVGTIGQFNVPNGAANVVPGRAVFSIDIRAGEDAVRQAAVNDVLAEIERVCARRNVRVQIRKTHEAVSVPCAPWLQQQWADAIARQGLPVRHLPSGAGHDAMAIAAIADVAMLFVRCGNGGISHHPTEIMTAEDAASAAAVFSDFVEHFDKHSARQQ; this is encoded by the coding sequence ATGGCAGCAACCCTCACGCCCGCTACCGAAACCGGGGCGCGCATCATGGCCTGGGCCGATACCCTGGCCGTCCACACCGAGCAGCCCGGCATGCTCACCCGCACCTATCTCACCGAGGCTCACCACGGCGCCGCCGCGCAGCTCACCGAGTGGATGCAGGCTGCCGGCATGACGGTGCGCCGCGACGCGGCCGGCAACGTGATCGGCCGCTACGAGGGCACCACGCCCAATGTGCCCGCGCTGCTCACCGGCTCGCATTTCGACACCGTGCGCGATGGCGGCCGCTATGACGGCAACCTCGGCGTGATCCTCCCGGTCGCCTGTGTGGCGCAGTGGAACCGCCAGGGCAAGCGCTTCCCGTTCGCCATCGAGGTGGTCGGCTTTGCCGAGGAGGAGGGCGTGCGCTTCAAGGCCACGCTGCTGGGCAGCCGCGCCATCGCCGGCACCTTCGACACCAATGTGCTCGACAACGTGGACGACTCGGGCAAGACCATGCGCGAAGTGATGCGCGCGGCAGGTTTCGATCCCGCTGGCCTGCCCGCCGCCGCGCATGCGCGCGAGCAGGTGCTGGCTTTCGTGGAAGTCCATATCGAGCAAGGCCCGGTGCTGCTCAACGAAGGACTGTCACTGGGTGTCGTGACCGCGATCTCCGGCGCCACCCGCTTTATCGTGGAACTTGAAGGGCTGGCCGGCCACGCCGGCACCGTGCCGATGGACATGCGCCGCGACGCCGCCATGGCCGGCGCCGAGATCGGCCTGTTTATCGAGCGCCGTTGCAGTGGCCTGCCGGGCCTGGTCGGCACGATCGGCCAGTTCAACGTGCCTAACGGCGCCGCCAATGTGGTGCCGGGCCGCGCGGTCTTCTCCATCGACATCCGTGCTGGCGAAGACGCCGTGCGCCAGGCTGCAGTGAATGACGTGCTGGCCGAAATCGAGCGCGTGTGCGCCCGGCGCAATGTGCGCGTGCAGATCCGCAAGACGCACGAGGCCGTCAGCGTGCCGTGCGCGCCCTGGCTGCAACAGCAATGGGCGGATGCCATCGCCCGCCAGGGGCTGCCGGTGCGGCACCTGCCTTCCGGCGCCGGCCACGACGCCATGGCCATCGCGGCCATTGCCGATGTCGCGATGCTGTTTGTGCGCTGCGGCAACGGTGGCATCAGCCATCACCCCACCGAGATCATGACTGCGGAGGACGCCGCCAGCGCGGCTGCCGTGTTCAGCGATTTCGTCGAGCATTTCGACAAGCATTCCGCGCGGCAGCAGTAA
- the arsC gene encoding arsenate reductase (glutaredoxin) (This arsenate reductase requires both glutathione and glutaredoxin to convert arsenate to arsenite, after which the efflux transporter formed by ArsA and ArsB can extrude the arsenite from the cell, providing resistance.) — protein MITIYHNPRCSKSRETLALVEAAAGRLGEPVEIVEYLKTPPTLSTLKQLHTMLGVPVREMVRDNEAPFKELGLADPGLTDAEVLGAVADHPILLQRPLVVRNRRAAIGRPPENVAPLLA, from the coding sequence ATGATTACCATCTATCACAACCCCCGTTGCTCGAAGTCGCGCGAAACACTCGCGCTGGTCGAGGCTGCCGCTGGCCGGCTGGGCGAGCCCGTGGAGATCGTGGAATACCTGAAGACGCCCCCCACGTTGTCCACGCTCAAGCAGCTCCACACCATGCTGGGCGTGCCAGTGCGCGAGATGGTGCGCGACAACGAAGCGCCCTTCAAGGAGCTGGGCCTGGCCGATCCGGGCCTGACCGATGCCGAGGTGCTGGGTGCGGTGGCCGACCACCCCATCCTGCTGCAACGCCCGCTGGTGGTGCGCAACCGCCGCGCCGCCATCGGCCGCCCCCCCGAGAACGTCGCCCCCTTGCTGGCCTGA
- a CDS encoding enoyl-CoA hydratase-related protein yields the protein MTSPVLYHAAEGVATITLNRPDVLNALNSALLLELRAAVERAAQDEAVRAVVLSANGRGFCAGADLAGRGTGLQDSGTLLRERYHPIILALRNMPKPVITSVNGVAAGAGMSLALAGDVVLAGRSASFLQAFSKIGLVPDAGSTYFLPRYAGEMRARALAILAEKIDAEEAHRIGLVWKVHEDEALPAETARLAAHLAQMPTFAYGLIKEALNASLQSDLPAQLEREATLQSRASKSEDVKEGVAAFLEKRKPAFKGR from the coding sequence ATGACTTCACCCGTGCTCTATCACGCCGCCGAGGGCGTGGCCACCATCACCCTGAACCGCCCCGACGTGCTCAACGCGCTCAACAGCGCGCTGCTGCTCGAGCTGCGCGCCGCCGTCGAGCGTGCCGCGCAGGACGAGGCCGTGCGCGCGGTGGTGCTGAGCGCCAACGGCCGCGGCTTTTGCGCGGGCGCCGACCTGGCCGGGCGTGGTACCGGGCTGCAGGATTCGGGCACGCTGCTGCGCGAGCGCTACCACCCGATCATCCTGGCGCTGCGCAATATGCCCAAGCCCGTCATCACCTCGGTCAACGGCGTGGCGGCCGGCGCCGGCATGAGCCTGGCGCTGGCCGGCGACGTGGTGCTGGCTGGCCGCTCCGCGTCGTTCCTGCAGGCCTTCTCGAAAATCGGCCTGGTGCCCGATGCGGGAAGCACCTACTTCCTGCCGCGCTACGCGGGCGAGATGCGCGCCCGCGCGCTGGCCATCCTGGCCGAGAAAATCGACGCCGAAGAAGCGCATCGCATCGGCCTGGTGTGGAAGGTGCATGAAGACGAAGCCTTGCCGGCCGAGACCGCCAGGCTGGCCGCCCACCTGGCGCAGATGCCCACCTTTGCCTACGGCCTGATCAAGGAAGCGCTCAACGCCAGCCTGCAGAGCGACCTGCCGGCGCAGCTCGAACGGGAAGCCACGCTGCAGTCGCGCGCATCGAAGAGCGAGGACGTCAAGGAAGGCGTGGCGGCGTTCCTGGAAAAGCGCAAGCCCGCGTTCAAGGGCCGCTGA
- a CDS encoding GntR family transcriptional regulator translates to MPEHIDPAMTAEAIAEDIVAAIVSHRLPPGTKLREEALASVYRVSRTKVRAALLMLSKDKLIQIVPDKGAFVAKPSAEEAREVFAVRRILEAALAREFVARATAADYKRIDRHLVAEKKALGGSDAHVRTRLLSDFHIMLADVVGNGVLTGMLQELSLRSAVITMLYQSRRDAACSSDEHRDFIEAARAGDTERAVTLMVEHLNHVEAALHFEQVPAARSKDLVTALLA, encoded by the coding sequence ATGCCTGAGCATATCGACCCTGCCATGACCGCCGAAGCGATCGCCGAAGACATCGTCGCGGCGATCGTCTCGCACCGCCTGCCGCCCGGCACCAAGCTGCGCGAAGAGGCCCTGGCCAGCGTCTACCGCGTCAGCCGCACCAAGGTGCGCGCCGCGCTGCTGATGCTGTCCAAGGACAAGCTCATCCAGATCGTGCCGGACAAGGGCGCCTTCGTGGCCAAGCCCAGCGCCGAGGAGGCGCGCGAAGTGTTTGCGGTGCGCCGCATCCTGGAGGCGGCCCTGGCCCGCGAGTTCGTGGCGCGCGCCACCGCCGCCGACTACAAGCGCATTGACCGGCACCTCGTCGCCGAGAAGAAAGCGCTGGGCGGCAGCGATGCCCATGTGCGCACCCGCCTGCTCAGCGATTTCCACATCATGCTGGCGGACGTGGTGGGCAATGGTGTGCTGACGGGCATGCTGCAGGAGCTGTCGTTGCGCAGCGCGGTGATCACCATGCTCTACCAGTCCCGCCGCGATGCCGCCTGCTCCTCGGATGAGCATCGCGACTTCATCGAGGCCGCCCGCGCCGGCGACACCGAGCGCGCGGTGACCCTGATGGTGGAGCACCTGAACCACGTCGAGGCGGCGCTGCATTTCGAGCAGGTGCCCGCCGCCCGCAGCAAGGACCTGGTGACGGCGCTGCTGGCCTGA
- a CDS encoding C4-dicarboxylate transporter DctA: MHPAVQQRPASGRPHAAPSRFSRFFRSLFGQVLVALVLGTALGLLFPEFAAKLKPLGDAFIKLIKMLIGPIVFCVVVAGICGAGELKKVGRVGIKAVLYFEVVTTIALALGIALAYIFHPGTGMNVNPASLDASAMSAYVDTAQKVKSAGMVDFLLKLIPSTVMGAFASGDVLQVLLVSILFGCALSLVGERGQPLVTIIDTFSHTLFKMMGFIIKLAPLGVLGAVAFTVGKYGIGSLKQLGYLVLVFYGAVALFVMVVLGTVMRLCGFSVFKLIRYLRAELLVVLGTASSDSVLPQVMKKLEFLGIKKSVVGLVIPTGYSFNLDAFSIYLTLAAVFIAQATNTPLALGDLLGILAVALVTSKGAHGIPGSAIVILAATLSAHPAIPAIGLVLVLSVDWFIGIARAVGNLIGNCVATVVVAAWEKDIDRARAHDVLNGRIDASDLEAGFAPAPHEAALATPGASPLPGAAAGR; the protein is encoded by the coding sequence ATGCACCCAGCAGTCCAGCAACGGCCGGCTTCCGGCCGCCCGCACGCCGCCCCTTCCCGCTTTTCCCGCTTCTTCCGATCCCTGTTCGGCCAGGTCCTTGTCGCCCTGGTGCTCGGGACTGCGCTCGGGCTGCTCTTCCCCGAATTTGCCGCCAAGCTCAAGCCGCTCGGCGATGCCTTTATCAAGCTGATCAAGATGCTGATCGGCCCGATCGTGTTCTGCGTGGTGGTGGCGGGCATCTGCGGCGCCGGCGAGCTCAAGAAGGTGGGCCGGGTCGGCATCAAGGCCGTGCTCTATTTCGAGGTGGTCACCACCATCGCGCTGGCGCTGGGCATCGCGCTGGCCTACATCTTCCACCCCGGCACCGGCATGAACGTGAACCCGGCCTCGCTCGACGCCTCGGCCATGTCCGCCTACGTGGACACGGCCCAGAAGGTCAAGAGCGCGGGCATGGTGGACTTCCTGCTCAAGCTGATCCCCAGCACGGTGATGGGCGCGTTCGCCAGCGGCGACGTGCTGCAGGTGCTGCTGGTATCGATCCTGTTCGGTTGCGCGCTGTCGCTGGTGGGTGAGCGCGGCCAGCCGCTGGTGACGATCATCGATACCTTCTCGCACACGCTGTTCAAGATGATGGGCTTCATCATCAAGCTGGCTCCGCTGGGCGTGCTGGGCGCGGTAGCCTTCACCGTGGGCAAGTACGGCATCGGCTCGCTCAAGCAGCTGGGCTACCTGGTGCTGGTGTTCTACGGCGCGGTGGCCTTGTTCGTGATGGTGGTGCTGGGCACGGTGATGCGCCTGTGCGGCTTTTCCGTCTTCAAGCTGATCCGCTACCTGCGCGCCGAGCTGCTGGTGGTGCTGGGTACCGCCTCGTCCGACAGCGTGCTGCCGCAGGTGATGAAGAAGCTGGAGTTCCTCGGCATCAAGAAATCGGTGGTGGGCCTGGTGATCCCCACGGGCTACTCCTTCAACCTGGATGCCTTTTCGATCTACCTGACGCTGGCCGCGGTATTTATCGCCCAGGCCACCAATACGCCGCTCGCGCTGGGCGACCTGCTCGGCATCCTGGCGGTGGCGCTGGTCACCTCCAAGGGCGCGCACGGCATCCCCGGCTCGGCCATCGTGATCCTGGCGGCCACGCTGTCGGCGCACCCGGCCATTCCCGCCATCGGGCTGGTGCTGGTGCTGTCGGTGGACTGGTTCATCGGCATTGCCCGCGCGGTCGGCAACCTGATCGGCAACTGCGTGGCCACCGTCGTGGTCGCCGCCTGGGAAAAGGACATCGACCGGGCCCGCGCCCACGACGTGCTCAACGGCAGGATCGACGCCAGCGACCTTGAAGCGGGCTTTGCCCCGGCGCCGCACGAGGCCGCCCTGGCTACCCCCGGGGCATCCCCGCTGCCCGGCGCGGCCGCGGGGCGCTAG
- a CDS encoding SDR family oxidoreductase encodes MSNAFKDDVLAGKVVFIAGASSGINLGIARHFAKAGARLALVSRDPERIAAAAASINDAGGSAIGMAADVRDYAAVEAALARTRNELGPIDIVISGAAGNFVAPALGMSANGFKTVVDIDLIGTFNVFRACFAFLNAPGASLIAITAPQAVNAMMFQAHVCAAKAGINMLVKCLAMEWGPAGVRVNAISPGPIAGTEGMARLAPTPEMEARFKARLALRDYGDKDDIANTALFLSTDNARYITGTIVDCDGGSKLGDASADALHPPKAPGKAA; translated from the coding sequence ATGTCCAACGCGTTCAAAGACGACGTCCTGGCCGGCAAGGTCGTGTTTATCGCCGGCGCCTCGTCCGGCATCAACCTGGGCATCGCCCGGCATTTTGCCAAGGCAGGCGCCAGGCTGGCGCTGGTCAGCCGCGACCCCGAGCGTATCGCGGCGGCGGCGGCCAGCATCAACGACGCCGGCGGCAGCGCCATCGGCATGGCAGCCGATGTGCGCGACTACGCCGCGGTGGAAGCGGCGCTCGCGCGCACGCGCAACGAGCTTGGCCCGATCGACATCGTGATCTCGGGCGCGGCCGGCAATTTTGTCGCACCGGCCCTGGGCATGTCCGCCAACGGCTTCAAGACCGTGGTGGATATCGACCTGATCGGCACCTTCAATGTCTTTCGCGCCTGCTTTGCCTTTCTGAATGCGCCGGGCGCCTCGCTGATCGCCATCACCGCGCCGCAGGCGGTCAACGCGATGATGTTCCAGGCCCACGTATGCGCCGCCAAGGCCGGCATCAACATGCTGGTGAAATGCCTGGCCATGGAATGGGGCCCGGCCGGCGTGCGCGTCAACGCCATCTCGCCCGGCCCCATCGCCGGCACCGAGGGCATGGCGCGGCTCGCGCCCACGCCGGAAATGGAGGCGCGCTTCAAGGCGCGCCTGGCGCTGCGTGACTACGGCGACAAGGACGATATCGCCAATACGGCGCTGTTCCTGTCCACCGACAACGCTCGCTATATCACCGGCACCATCGTCGACTGCGATGGGGGCAGCAAGCTGGGCGACGCGTCCGCCGACGCACTGCATCCGCCCAAGGCGCCCGGCAAGGCGGCCTGA
- a CDS encoding M20/M25/M40 family metallo-hydrolase — protein sequence MTARDNVNPLQTTLTNYIDAQRPAQEAFLAELVKVPSDNPPGDCDAHGARAKVLLEGLGFKVEAHKVPHELVKAAGMISATNLLVRKTFGTGGPTIAMNAHGDVVPPGLGWTKDPYGGEIADSEHGPVMYGRGVAVSKSDFATYTYAVLALMEAEKQGARLNGTLELQFTYDEETGGDIGPKFLLDQGLSKPDYAISAGFSYGITSAHNGCLHVEVTVKGKQGHAAMPHTGVDAIEAATHILQAIYGLRAELATRKSKTLGIDTATLNVGLIKGGINTNVVPDLVTFRVDRRMIPEEIGFDAEGELRAVVEKAARDRPGIEVKVERIILAEPLSELPGVEKLIGALKGRAEEVFGVEIPVQGVPLYTDARHYTKHGIPTVLYGAGPRTLMEARGHNSDENLRLSDLNRATKVVALALSDLIG from the coding sequence ATGACCGCAAGAGACAACGTGAACCCGCTGCAGACCACGCTCACCAACTACATCGACGCCCAGCGTCCCGCGCAGGAAGCCTTCCTCGCCGAACTGGTCAAGGTGCCGTCGGATAACCCGCCGGGCGATTGCGACGCGCACGGCGCGCGCGCCAAGGTGCTGCTCGAAGGCCTGGGCTTCAAGGTCGAAGCGCACAAGGTGCCGCACGAGCTGGTCAAGGCCGCCGGCATGATCAGCGCCACCAACCTGCTGGTGCGCAAGACCTTCGGCACGGGCGGCCCCACCATCGCCATGAACGCCCACGGCGACGTGGTGCCTCCGGGGCTGGGCTGGACCAAGGACCCGTACGGCGGCGAAATCGCCGACAGCGAGCACGGTCCGGTCATGTACGGCCGTGGCGTGGCGGTGTCCAAGTCGGACTTCGCCACCTACACGTACGCCGTGCTGGCGCTGATGGAAGCCGAAAAGCAAGGCGCCAGGCTCAACGGCACGCTGGAACTGCAATTCACGTACGACGAGGAAACCGGCGGCGACATCGGTCCCAAGTTCCTGCTCGACCAGGGCCTGAGCAAGCCGGACTACGCCATCTCGGCCGGCTTCTCTTACGGCATCACCTCGGCCCACAACGGCTGCCTGCACGTGGAAGTGACGGTCAAGGGCAAGCAAGGCCACGCCGCCATGCCGCACACCGGCGTGGACGCGATCGAAGCCGCCACCCACATCCTGCAAGCCATCTACGGCCTGCGTGCGGAGCTGGCCACGCGCAAGTCGAAGACGCTGGGCATCGATACCGCCACGCTGAACGTCGGCCTGATCAAGGGCGGCATCAACACCAACGTGGTGCCGGACCTGGTGACCTTCCGCGTCGACCGCCGCATGATCCCCGAAGAAATCGGCTTCGACGCCGAGGGCGAGCTGCGCGCCGTGGTCGAGAAGGCCGCCCGCGACCGTCCGGGCATCGAGGTCAAGGTCGAGCGCATCATCCTGGCCGAGCCGCTGTCGGAACTGCCGGGCGTGGAAAAGCTGATCGGCGCCCTGAAGGGCCGTGCCGAGGAAGTGTTCGGCGTGGAGATCCCGGTGCAAGGCGTGCCGCTCTACACCGATGCCCGCCACTACACCAAGCACGGCATCCCCACCGTGCTGTACGGCGCCGGCCCGCGCACGCTGATGGAAGCGCGCGGCCACAATTCGGACGAGAACCTGCGCCTGAGCGACCTGAACCGTGCCACCAAGGTGGTGGCGCTGGCGCTGTCGGACCTGATCGGTTGA